From Ictidomys tridecemlineatus isolate mIctTri1 chromosome 2, mIctTri1.hap1, whole genome shotgun sequence, the proteins below share one genomic window:
- the Myl7 gene encoding myosin regulatory light chain 2, atrial isoform — MFEQAQIQEFKEAFSCIDQNRDGIICKSDLRETYSQLGKVSVPEEELDAMLQEGKGPINFTVFLTLFGEKLNGTDPEEAILSAFRMFDPSGQGVVNKDEFKQLLLTQADKFSPAEVEQMFALTPMDLAGNIDYKSLCYIITHGDEKEE, encoded by the exons ATGTTTGAACAAGCCCAGATCCAGGAGTTCAAGGAA GCATTCAGCTGCATTGACCAGAACAGAGATGGCATTATCTGCAAGTCAGACCTGAGAGAGACCTACTCCCAGCTTG GCAAGGTGAGCGTCCCAGAGGAGGAACTGGATGCTATGCTGCAGGAGGGGAAGGGTCCCATCAACTTCACGGTCTTCCTCACACTCTTTGGGGAGAAACTCAATG GGACAGACCCCGAGGAAGCCATCCTGAGTGCCTTCCGTATGTTTGACCCCAGCGGCCAAGGGGTAGTGAACAAGGATGA GTTCAAGCAGCTCCTCCTGACCCAGGCAGACAAGTTCTCTCCAGCTGAG GTGGAGCAGATGTTTGCCCTGACACCCATGGACCTGGCAGGCAACATCGACTACAAGTCCCTGTGCTACATCATCACTCATGGGGACGAAAAAGAGGAGTAA
- the Gck gene encoding hexokinase-4, whose amino-acid sequence MLDDRARMEAAKKEKVEQILAEFQLQEEDLKKVMRRMQKEMDRGLRLETHEEASVKMLPTYVRSTPEGSEVGDFLSLDLGGTNFRVMLVKVGEGEAGQWSVKTKHQMYSIPEDAMTGTAEMLFDYISECISDFLDKHQMKHKKLPLGFTFSFPVRHEDIDKGILLNWTKGFKASGAEGNNIVGLLRDAIKRRGDFEMDVVAMVNDTVATMISCYYEDRQCEVGMIVGTGCNACYMEEMQNVELVEGDEGRMCVNTEWGAFGDSGELDEFLLEYDRMVDESSANPGQQLYEKLIGGKYMGELVRLVLLKLVDENLLFHGEASEQLRTRGAFETRFVSQVESDSGDRKQIHNILSTLGLRPSATDCDIVRRACESVSTRAAHMCSAGLAGVINRMRESRSEDVMRITVGVDGSVYKLHPSFKERFHASVRRLTPSCEITFIQSEEGSGRGAALVSAVACKKACMLGQ is encoded by the exons GTGGAGCAGATCCTGGCAGAGTTCCAACTGCAGGAGGAAGACCTGAAGAAGGTGATGAGACGGATGCAGAAGGAGATGGACCGTGGCCTGAGGCTGGAGACCCACGAAGAGGCCAGCGTGAAGATGCTGCCCACCTACGTGCGTTCCACCCCAGAAGGCTCAG aagttggagacttcctTTCCCTGGACCTGGGCGGCACCAACTTCAGGGTGATGCTGGTGAAGGtgggggagggtgaggcagggcaGTGGAGTGTGAAGACCAAACATCAGATGTACTCCATCCCCGAGGACGCCATGACGGGCACTGCAGAGATG CTCTTTGACTATATCTCTGAGTGCATCTCCGACTTCCTGGACAAGCATCAAATGAAGCACAAGAAACTACCCTTGGGCTTCACTTTCTCATTCCCTGTGAGGCACGAAGACATTGACAAG GGCATCCTTCTCAACTGGACCAAGGGCTTCAAGGCCTCTGGAGCAGAAGGAAACAACATTGTCGGGCTTCTGCGAGATGCCATCAAGAGGAGAGGG GACTTTGAGATGGATGTGGTGGCAATGGTGAATGACACTGTGGCCACAATGATCTCCTGCTACTATGAAGACCGCCAGTGTGAGGTTGGCATGATTGTAG GTACAGGCTGCAATGCCTGCTACATGGAGGAGATGCAGAATGTGGAGCTGGTAGAAGGGGATGAGGGCCGCATGTGTGTCAACACTGAGTGGGGTGCCTTCGGGGACTCAGGTGAACTGGATGAGTTCCTGCTGGAATATGACCGCATGGTGGATGAGAGCTCTGCGAATCCCGGTCAGCAGCT GTATGAGAAGCTCATTGGCGGGAAGTATATGGGAGAGTTGGTGCGCCTCGTGCTTCTCAAACTGGTGGATGAGAACCTGCTGTTCCACGGGGAAGCCTCAGAGCAGCTACGCACTCGCGGCGCTTTCGAGACCCGATTTGTATCGCAGGTGGAGAG CGACTCAGGTGACCGCAAGCAGATCCATAACATTCTGAGCACACTGGGGCTGAGGCCCTCCGCCACTGACTGCGACATTGTGCGCCGCGCCTGCGAGAGCGTGTCCACGCGAGCAGCGCACATGTGCTCAGCAGGGCTGGCGGGTGTCATCAACCGCATGCGCGAGAGCCGCAGCGAGGACGTGATGCGAATCACCGTGGGTGTGGATGGCTCTGTGTACAAGTTGCACCCCAG CTTCAAAGAGCGATTCCACGCCAGTGTACGCAGGCTGACGCCCAGCTGTGAGATCACTTTCATCCAGAGTGAAGAGGGTAGCGGCAGGGGTGCGGCCTTGGTTTCCGCAGTGGCCTGTAAGAAGGCCTGCATGCTGGGCCAATGA